In Palaemon carinicauda isolate YSFRI2023 chromosome 21, ASM3689809v2, whole genome shotgun sequence, the following proteins share a genomic window:
- the LOC137615205 gene encoding uncharacterized protein isoform X2 — protein MEPTAAVASAHTPQVIELAIEETVVYEFKWRIEIKYPLRPIGHRATPLLSHFRIPKPTHLAKAKPIARVLPAIRERKRSSSTENDSKWDTNEKILQPQSFGEVRSGPVYVYTFKTEKTAGLTPTEEQEHKNKEHISKTEVVTSTSQKEFEGLSQERPDPCASHRDWVRKAFLKSNPKQKETIRDMECVDGEGCHSENTEFETKSHSETSISDCLEEFLNSLHLSHLLDYLKVLGCMCVRDLRLLETPELEAIQLISRRRLLQQLDSVSFHHEDSSFAESCLSDASPILQRAPLFLTSISSSYCSHLPSPPTGLIPDSSGSPSAPPEGCSLEAWLTWYGLGHISGFLTSIGVHSVGDLKYLREDDLVLLKPVTRRRIIACNRKQ, from the exons ATGGAGCCCACCGCTGCTGTTGCTTCCGCCCACACACCGCAAG TAATTGAGTTGGCGATCGAGGAAACAGTGGTATATGAGTTCAAGTGGAGGATCGAAATAAAATATCCCCTTCGACCCATCGGCCACAGGGCGACACCATTACTTTCCCATTTTCGCATCCCAAAG CCAACGCACTTGGCAAAGGCGAAACCAATTGCTAGAGTTCTACCAGCCATCAGAGAAAGAAAACGTTCATCGTCGACAGAAAACGACTCCAAATGGGATACTAATGAAAAAATTCTACAGCCACAATCCTTCGGTGAAGTAAGATCCGGTCCAGTCTACGTTTATACATTCAAAACAGAGAAAACTGCTGGGTTAACACCAACTGAAGAACAAGAACACAAAAACAAAGAACATATTTCAAAGACTGAAGTCGTTACCAGTACATCTCAAAAAGAATTTGAAGGCTTATCCCAAGAAAGACCTGACCCTTGTGCTAGCCACAGAGATTGGGTACGAAAAGCATTCTTGAAATCAAATCCTAAGcaaaaagaaacaataagagaCATGGAGTGCGTTGATGGAGAAGGGTGCCACAGCGAGAACACGGAATTCGAGACAAAAAGCCATAGTGAAACATCTATATCAGATTGCTTGGAAG AATTTCTGAATAGTCTGCACCTGAGTCACTTGCTGGATTACCTCAAGGTCCTCGGGTGCATGTGCGTACGGGACCTACGACTACTAGAGACGCCAGAGTTGGAGGCTATTCAGTTGATTAGCCGTCGTCGTCTCCTACAGCAACTCGATTCCGTCAGTTTTCATCATGAAG ATTCCTCATTCGCAGAATCTTGTCTCTCAGACGCTTCTCCCATCCTTCAAAGAGCCCCACTCTTCCTAACCTCAATTTCCTCTTCCTATTGTTCCCATCTTCCGTCTCCTCCGACGGGTCTCATCCCCGATTCCTCTGGTTCGCCATCAGCACCCCCCGAAGGATGTTCCCTGGAGGCGTGGTTGACCTGGTACGGACTGGGTCACATCTCGGGATTCCTGACTTCGATCGGTGTGCACAGCGTGGGGGACCTGAAGTACCTTCGGGAGGATGACCTCGTTCTTCTTAAGCCGGTGACACGCAGGAGGATTATTGCGTGTAACAGGAA
- the LOC137615205 gene encoding uncharacterized protein isoform X1, with the protein MEPTAAVASAHTPQVIELAIEETVVYEFKWRIEIKYPLRPIGHRATPLLSHFRIPKPTHLAKAKPIARVLPAIRERKRSSSTENDSKWDTNEKILQPQSFGEVRSGPVYVYTFKTEKTAGLTPTEEQEHKNKEHISKTEVVTSTSQKEFEGLSQERPDPCASHRDWVRKAFLKSNPKQKETIRDMECVDGEGCHSENTEFETKSHSETSISDCLEEFLNSLHLSHLLDYLKVLGCMCVRDLRLLETPELEAIQLISRRRLLQQLDSVSFHHEDSSFAESCLSDASPILQRAPLFLTSISSSYCSHLPSPPTGLIPDSSGSPSAPPEGCSLEAWLTWYGLGHISGFLTSIGVHSVGDLKYLREDDLVLLKPVTRRRIIACNRKHVEKGRLMHNGLIRNDYLM; encoded by the exons ATGGAGCCCACCGCTGCTGTTGCTTCCGCCCACACACCGCAAG TAATTGAGTTGGCGATCGAGGAAACAGTGGTATATGAGTTCAAGTGGAGGATCGAAATAAAATATCCCCTTCGACCCATCGGCCACAGGGCGACACCATTACTTTCCCATTTTCGCATCCCAAAG CCAACGCACTTGGCAAAGGCGAAACCAATTGCTAGAGTTCTACCAGCCATCAGAGAAAGAAAACGTTCATCGTCGACAGAAAACGACTCCAAATGGGATACTAATGAAAAAATTCTACAGCCACAATCCTTCGGTGAAGTAAGATCCGGTCCAGTCTACGTTTATACATTCAAAACAGAGAAAACTGCTGGGTTAACACCAACTGAAGAACAAGAACACAAAAACAAAGAACATATTTCAAAGACTGAAGTCGTTACCAGTACATCTCAAAAAGAATTTGAAGGCTTATCCCAAGAAAGACCTGACCCTTGTGCTAGCCACAGAGATTGGGTACGAAAAGCATTCTTGAAATCAAATCCTAAGcaaaaagaaacaataagagaCATGGAGTGCGTTGATGGAGAAGGGTGCCACAGCGAGAACACGGAATTCGAGACAAAAAGCCATAGTGAAACATCTATATCAGATTGCTTGGAAG AATTTCTGAATAGTCTGCACCTGAGTCACTTGCTGGATTACCTCAAGGTCCTCGGGTGCATGTGCGTACGGGACCTACGACTACTAGAGACGCCAGAGTTGGAGGCTATTCAGTTGATTAGCCGTCGTCGTCTCCTACAGCAACTCGATTCCGTCAGTTTTCATCATGAAG ATTCCTCATTCGCAGAATCTTGTCTCTCAGACGCTTCTCCCATCCTTCAAAGAGCCCCACTCTTCCTAACCTCAATTTCCTCTTCCTATTGTTCCCATCTTCCGTCTCCTCCGACGGGTCTCATCCCCGATTCCTCTGGTTCGCCATCAGCACCCCCCGAAGGATGTTCCCTGGAGGCGTGGTTGACCTGGTACGGACTGGGTCACATCTCGGGATTCCTGACTTCGATCGGTGTGCACAGCGTGGGGGACCTGAAGTACCTTCGGGAGGATGACCTCGTTCTTCTTAAGCCGGTGACACGCAGGAGGATTATTGCGTGTAACAGGAA
- the LOC137615205 gene encoding uncharacterized protein isoform X3 gives MEPTAAVASAHTPQVIELAIEETVVYEFKWRIEIKYPLRPIGHRATPLLSHFRIPKPTHLAKAKPIARVLPAIRERKRSSSTENDSKWDTNEKILQPQSFGEVRSGPVYVYTFKTEKTAGLTPTEEQEHKNKEHISKTEVVTSTSQKEFEGLSQERPDPCASHRDWVRKAFLKSNPKQKETIRDMECVDGEGCHSENTEFETKSHSETSISDCLEEFLNSLHLSHLLDYLKVLGCMCVRDLRLLETPELEAIQLISRRRLLQQLDSVSFHHEAPPEGCSLEAWLTWYGLGHISGFLTSIGVHSVGDLKYLREDDLVLLKPVTRRRIIACNRKHVEKGRLMHNGLIRNDYLM, from the exons ATGGAGCCCACCGCTGCTGTTGCTTCCGCCCACACACCGCAAG TAATTGAGTTGGCGATCGAGGAAACAGTGGTATATGAGTTCAAGTGGAGGATCGAAATAAAATATCCCCTTCGACCCATCGGCCACAGGGCGACACCATTACTTTCCCATTTTCGCATCCCAAAG CCAACGCACTTGGCAAAGGCGAAACCAATTGCTAGAGTTCTACCAGCCATCAGAGAAAGAAAACGTTCATCGTCGACAGAAAACGACTCCAAATGGGATACTAATGAAAAAATTCTACAGCCACAATCCTTCGGTGAAGTAAGATCCGGTCCAGTCTACGTTTATACATTCAAAACAGAGAAAACTGCTGGGTTAACACCAACTGAAGAACAAGAACACAAAAACAAAGAACATATTTCAAAGACTGAAGTCGTTACCAGTACATCTCAAAAAGAATTTGAAGGCTTATCCCAAGAAAGACCTGACCCTTGTGCTAGCCACAGAGATTGGGTACGAAAAGCATTCTTGAAATCAAATCCTAAGcaaaaagaaacaataagagaCATGGAGTGCGTTGATGGAGAAGGGTGCCACAGCGAGAACACGGAATTCGAGACAAAAAGCCATAGTGAAACATCTATATCAGATTGCTTGGAAG AATTTCTGAATAGTCTGCACCTGAGTCACTTGCTGGATTACCTCAAGGTCCTCGGGTGCATGTGCGTACGGGACCTACGACTACTAGAGACGCCAGAGTTGGAGGCTATTCAGTTGATTAGCCGTCGTCGTCTCCTACAGCAACTCGATTCCGTCAGTTTTCATCATGAAG CACCCCCCGAAGGATGTTCCCTGGAGGCGTGGTTGACCTGGTACGGACTGGGTCACATCTCGGGATTCCTGACTTCGATCGGTGTGCACAGCGTGGGGGACCTGAAGTACCTTCGGGAGGATGACCTCGTTCTTCTTAAGCCGGTGACACGCAGGAGGATTATTGCGTGTAACAGGAA